In the genome of Pristis pectinata isolate sPriPec2 chromosome 10, sPriPec2.1.pri, whole genome shotgun sequence, one region contains:
- the LOC127575516 gene encoding photoreceptor cilium actin regulator-like has product MAITEVTSSQVRAPQDTSIQKDHTDCDHSSDGYAVQQSKRSKKKGRHAAKQTKSAKLRSRSQSRGENEEKVNFPTSLVEAHHAAYAYLNPSLSKYDAILSLTDQATQTQLMLQQMVSFLTLRFEEINQMLEEIAAEGERLVRDIGPHLTWPAEKGDSKEQPDLLQQLLLYTVNKMQATNGTVTSLTATVLQETCDYLQSAANIFQKRFLVKQQVDERLQILIDQLGSCTMQPAHTKPRDATLYSEDSGIGGDTDSTKECCTLKEYSNPEKDINAASCDSNAYSLCRKSHPNPPLSNLARTSCCCSNSHHHQCRGAPCSPPEAKASCSRPSGSASSASLRQNRSLGSFTSVECEALAHSESMDFCSLGEDDDEEEGSESDSTAAGSPRRPRSSPPGTTGGRTALKRIEKPENEEMTIKMKDAISHRIQFVPTPTASQAWSDDESKEQPARPRSAGGHRSRGPKKRRSRSAESLRSKAEDPTLLELQRTQKDLSRRLDRMHRAGAGAEAGRRKGAGSPAAAEPQAAGSPARAQPSATNTKLRASLRRNFSVLPSPERPPGQAKAGGSVQLLIGSFNRVGAEPPAPRRPSAPTLPSVPHLPHRKQRANSSPVSAAAALPTVTASTGTDTDDFPPPPPTTLELAADAAAPSYACAATDTDAYLVAGDGGACAAPGTGSPSTTGACAAPGTGSPSATGACAAGEAAGGPASVSKATVTQRLMASLDSVALLPSRHTGSGAGPAGARRLQGAAEPASGPRWHCGGAGRSQEHTPGAEPQRRSRPAGPLQDWQPYKIINLRYAGDSGRPAESGSALPQPDAARPPGPRKVAAAGPLSDRRGEEPSGPAPGGEVAGEDRAAFPPGALTAPSPPLKRACQQSEYSTQPSLNPTPPNVNSTQLSLNSKQSHPSPPRVSKQQTPPASPTRSHPVMARKLPSPPTHRKLPSPPTQQKQPSPFLHRKLPTPPASSRQPSSASSAKIGSNALSIFCPLSNSIFEAKPPSLLILIPVNYFSSHNSLDGNSENEGGPWMGYYVSDLRSPSRSVSHPELCIVGQRLQ; this is encoded by the exons ATGGCAATAACAGAAGTCACCAGCTCACAGGTACGTGCTCCCCAGGACACAAGTATTCAGAAAGACCacacagactgtgaccattccaGTGATGGTTACGCAGTTCAGCAAAGCAAGAGAAGCAAGAAAAAGGGCCGCCATGCTGCCAAGCAAACAAAGAGCGCCAAGCTGAGGTCAAGAAGCCAATCTAGAGGTGAAAATGAAGAAAAGGTAAACTTTCCTACATCACTGGTTGAAGCCCATCATGCAGCATATGCTTATCTCAACCCTAGCCTTTCTAAGTATGATGCCATCCTGAGTCTAACTGATCAGGCCACACAAACTCAGCTGATGCTTCAACAGATGGTGAGCTTCCTGACACTTCGCTTCGAGGAAAtcaaccaaatgctggaggaaatagcTGCTGAAGGCGAGAGGCTGGTCAGAGACATTGGCCCTCATctcacctggcctgctgagaaagGAGACTCGAAAGAACAACCTGACCTCTTGCAACAGCTGCTGCTTTACACGGTGAACAAGATGCAGGCAACCAATGGAACCGTGACCTCTCTGACTGCCACTGTCCTGCAGGAAACCTGTGACTATCTGCAGAGTGCAGCAAACATTTTTCAGAAGAGGTTCTTGGTGAAACAACAAGTGGatgagaggctgcagatactgatTGACCAACTGGGGTCTTGCACGATGCAACCAGCTCACACCAAACCAAGGGACGCCACCCTTTATTCAGAGGACAGTGGCATTGGTGGGGATACAGACTCCACAAAGGAATGTTGCACACTGAAGGAATATAGCAATCCTGAGAAAGATATCAATGCAGCGAGCTGCGATTCCAATGCTTACTCTTTGTGCAGGAAGTCCCATCCAAATCCCCCTCTCTCAAACCTAGCACGAACGTCGTGTTGCTGCTCAAATTCTCATCACCATCAATGCAGAGGCGCACCCTGCTCACCTCCGGAGGCGAAAGCTTCGTGCTCCCGACCCTCTGGGTCGGCATCCAGTGCTTCGTTGAGGCAGAACAGGTCGCTGGGGTCGTTCACCAGCGTCGAGTGCGAGGCCCTGGCTCACAGCGAGTCCATGGACTTCTGCTCGCTCGGCGAGGACGACGACGAGGAGGAAGGGAGCGAGTCGGATTCCACCGCCGCCGGGAGCCCCCGGAGGCCGAGGTCGTCGCCGCCAGGAACCACAGGCGGGCGGACCGCCCTGAAGAGAATAGAGAAACCGGAGAACGAGGAAATGACCATCAAGATGAAGGACGCCATCAGTCACAGAATCCAATTCGTCCCCACGCCCACCGCGTCGCAGGCTTGGTCGGACGACGAAAGCAAAGAGCAGCCGGCGAGGCCCCGCAGCGCCGGCGGACACAGGAGCCGCGGGCCGAAGAAGCGTCGCTCCAGGTCGGCCGAGTCGCTGCGCAGCAAGGCCGAGGACCCCACCCTGTTGGAGTTGCAGAGGACGCAAAAGGACCTGAGCCGGCGGCTGGACAGGATGCACCGGGCCGGGGCTGGAGCTGAAGCCGGTCGCCGGAAGGGAGCGGGCAGCCCGGCCGCCGCCGAGCCCCAGGCAGCGGGCAGCCCGGCCCGAGCCCAGCCCAGCGCCACCAACACGAAGCTCCGGGCCTCCCTGCGGCGGAACTTCAGTGTGTTGCCCAGCCCGGAGAGGCCGCCCGGCCAGGCCAAGGCCGGCGGGTCGGTGCAGCTGCTGATCGGCAGCTTCAACCGGGTGGGCGCCGAACCACCGGCGCCTCGCAGGCCCAGTGCTCCCACCCTGCCCTCGGTTCCGCACCTACCTCACAGGAAACAGCGGGCCAACAGCTCCCCGGTTAGTGCCGCCGCCGCCCTCCCCACGGTAACAGCGTCGACCGGGACGGACACCGACGATTTCCCGCCGCCGCCGCCCACGACGCTCGAACTCGCCGCTGATGCCGCCGCGCCGAGTTACGCATGCGCAGCAACGGACACCGACGCGTACTTGGTGGCGGGAGACGGAGGCGCATGCGCAGCGCCGGGCACCGGCTCCCCTTCGACGACGGGCGCATGCGCAGCGCCGGGCACCGGCTCCCCCTCGGCCACGGGCGCCTGCGCGGCGGGGGAAGCGGCTGGCGGCCCGGCCTCCGTGTCCAAGGCAACGGTGACGCAGCGCCTCATGGCGTCGCTGGACTCGGTGGCCCTGCTGCCCAGTCGGCACACGGGAAGCGGCGCCGGCCCGGCAGGGGCGAGGAGGCTTCAGGGAGCGGCGGAGCCCGCGTCTGGTCCGCGGTGGCACTGCGGCGGTGCCGGCAGGAGCCAGGAGCACACTCCCGGTGCCGAGCCTCAGCGCCGTTCGAGGCCAGCGGGGCCGCTCCAGGACTGGCAGCCCTACAAGATCATCAACCTGCGCTACGCCGGCGATTCCGGCCGCCCGGCCGAGAGCGGGTCGGCGCTGCCGCAGCCTGACGCCGCCCGGCCGCCCGGTCCGCGCAAGGTGGCCGCTGCTGGGCCCCTCTCGGACAGGCGAGGGGAGGAACCGAGCGGTCCGGCGCCCGGGGGAGAGGTCGCTGGTGAAGATCGGGCAGCCTTTCCCCCCGGCGCACTCACAGCGCCTTCGCCTCCCTTGAAGAGAGCGTGCCAGCAGTCAGAATACTCCACCCAGCCATCCCTCAACCCAACCCCACCGAATGTGAACTCAACCCAGTTGTCTCTCAACTCGAAACAATC ACATCCAAGCCCACCAAGAGTTAGTAAACAGCAAACTCCTCCGGCCAGTCCAACAAGATCCCATCCTGTTATGGCAAGGAAGCTGCCGAGTCCTCCTACCCATCGAAAGCTTCCAAGCCCACCTACACAACAGAAGCAGCCCAGCCCATTCCTGCACCGTAAGCTGCCAACACCCCCTGCTAGCTCCAGACAACCAAGTTCAGCATC GTCTGCAAAAATTGGATCCAATGCTTTATCCATATTCTGTCCATTGTCTAACTCCATATTTGAAGCTAAGCCGCCTTCT CTGCTTATTCTAATCCCCGTGAACTACTTTTCTTCCCACAACAGTTTAGATGGAAACTCTGAGAATGAAGGGGGTCCATGGATGGGCTATTATGTTTCCGATCTGAGAAGCCCCAGCCGATCTGTCTCGCACCCAGAACTGTGCATCGTTGGCCAGAGGCTCCAGTGA